A window of Gallaecimonas kandeliae genomic DNA:
TACCAGGGCTGCCAGCCGCTGCTGGCGAGGCTCGGCGAGACATTGGGGGAAGCGGGGGCCAGCGCCCAGGCCCTGAGCGGCACCTTGCGCATCACGGCCCCGGCCGACCACATGGCCTTGAGCCTGGCCCCGGCGGCGGCCGCCTTCGCCAAGCGCCATCCCGATCTCAACCTGGAGCTGCGCAGCGGCGACAAGGTGGCGGACATGGTGCGCGAAGGCATTGATCTGGCGATACGCATGGGCTGGCTCAAGGACTCCAGCCTGCGGGCCCAGAAGCTGGGGGAGTTCGAGCAGGTGCTGCTGGCTTCAAAGGGCTACCTGAAGGAAATGGGGGAGCCCAGGCACCCGTCCGAACTCGGCCGCCACCGCTGGCTGGAGTTCAGCCCCCTGCCCAGTTCCCTGACCTGGACCTTCGAGAAGGGCGACGAAAAGCTGCAGGTGCAGATGCACAGCCGCATCAAGGTGGACGGCACCGGCGCCCTGCGCAGCCTGCTGCTGGCCGGCGCCGGCCTCTCTGTGATGGCCCGCTTCGGCGCCCAGGGGGAGGGCGAGCTGGTGCGGCTACTGCCCGACTGGCGCCTGCCCAGTGGCGGCGTCTACGCCGTCTTTCCCCCCGGCGCCTTCGTGCCTGCCAAGGTCCGCGCCTTTGTGGATTTCTACCGGGACTGGTTGGCCAAGGCACCATAAGGCCAGGCCGCTCGCTCCGCTCCCCGCCCCAAGCGCGCTTTTTTATGCGCGTTTTCGCGCCTAGGCGCGAAAACGCCCCTGCTTTCGGTCAGTAATTTTCAATTAATTTCAGTAAAAACATAGAGATATTTTTTGGCATCGCTTTTGCCATTGTCACTCTACGAAGTAGAAGAGGGTTGGCAATGGACATTGCAAAACAAGCGAAGAAAGGCTGGAACAAGAAGTGGCTGCTGCTGCCGGCATTGGTGGCCGTGCTGGGCCTGGGTTGGGGCCTGCAAGGGCCGTCGGCCAAGCGCCGGGTGGCCAGGGCCGACGTCGATATCGCCACCGTGCAGAAAGGCGACTTCCAGGTGCTGGTGCAGGGTTTCGGTACCCTGGCCTCGGCCAGGCAGCGGGTGGTCACGGCCCAGGTCAAAGGGGTGGTGGAGCAGATTGCCGTGCGCCCCGGCGCCCAGGTCAAGGCCGACACCCTGCTGCTGACCTTGAGCGACCCCGAGCTGGAGCAACAATACCAGGACGCCAAGCTGGCCCTGGAAAAGGAAGAGTCCGCCCTGGCGGCCTTGAAGCTGGAGCAGGGGGTCGACCTGTCCCGCCAGCGCCAGGAAGTGCTGAGGCTCAAGGGCGAGATGGAACTGGCGGCCCTGGAGTTCAAGGCCAAAGACGACCTGGCCAAGAAGGGCGTGGTTTCCAAGCTGGAGCAGGCCAAGGCCAAGTTGCACCACGAGCAGCTTCAGCGCCAATGGCGCTTCGAAAAGCAGCGCCTCGAGGAGCTGGCCGACTTGCTGAAACAGCGTCGCCAGATCCAGGCCAACCAGGTGGAACGCCTCAACCGCCAACTGGCCCTGGTGAGCGATCGCAAGGCGGCCCTCAAGGTAAGGGCCGGCCTGGACGGCGTCCTGCAGTCCCTGCCGGTGGAAGTGGGCCAGAGCCTGCAGCTTGGCGAGCGCCTGGCCCAGGTCGGCGCCCAGGACGAAATGCTGGCCAAGGTGGACATTCCCCAAGGCCAGGCCGGGGCCCTGGCCCTCGGTGACGCCGTCGACATCGACATCAGGGGCACCAAGGTCAAGGGCAGCGTCAGCCGCATCGAGCCCCTGGTCAAGGGCGGCACCATCAGGGTGGAAGTGGCCCTGGACGACAAGCTCCCTGCTGACGCCAGGCCCCAGATGCACATCCAGGCCAGCATCCACACCGCCACCCTCCATCACAGCCTCTATGTCAGCCGTCCCACCAACGCCTATGAAGGCCAGCGCGGCCGCCTCTATCGCCTCGGCAAGGACGGTAAGGCCCAACTGGTACCGGTGCGTTTCGGCGCCGGCAGCGACGAGCAGATCCAGATCCTCGACGGCCTCAAAGCCGGCGACAGGATCATCGCCTCCGACAGCAGCCGTTGGTTGCAACAGCAACTTGATTGGTTACTAATACAATGATGAAAAAGGAGTTTTCCATGATCACCCTGACCGACATCCACAAGTCCTACCATACCGACACCTTGGAGACCCTGGCCTTGAGGGGCGTCAGCCTGACCATAGCCCAGGGCGACTATGTGTCCATCAACGGTCCTTCCGGCTGCGGCAAGTCCACCTTGTTGTCGGTGCTGGGGCTGATGGACGACCCCAGCGAGGGCAGCTACCGCCTCGGCGAGGTGGAGATCAGCGCCCTGAGCCGGGCCGACAAGACAAGGGTCCGCCGCGACCGCATCGGCTTCGTGTTCCAGTCCTTCAACCTCATCGACGAGCTGAGCGTCTTCGACAACGTGGCTCTGCCGCTGCGTTACCAGGGCCTGGCCATGGACAAGATCCAGGCCAGGGTCCAGGAGTGCCTGGAGGCGGTGCAGCTGGGCCACAGGGCAGGCCACAAGCCGGCCCAGCTCTCCGGCGGCCAGCAGCAGAGGGTGGCCATAGCCAGGGCCATAGTCACCCAGCCCGACCTGCTGCTGGTGGACGAACCCACGGGTAACCTGGACAGCCAGAACGGCGAGGCGATCATGGCGCTGCTGGACCAACTCAACGCCCAGGGCTGCACCATCGTCATGGTCACCCACGACAACAGCTTCGCCCGCCGCGCCAGGCGCCAGCTGCACCTCTTGGACGGCAAGCTGATCGCCAGCGAAGCCCTGCGCCAAGCCGTCTAAGGAGAGACCATGAAGCATTATTTCTATTGGCTGCGCCAGGAACTGGCCGGCTTCTTCAACAGGCCCCTGCTGCTGCTGACCCTGGTGGTGAGCTTCGGCCTGACCCTGGCCCTGGTCGCTACGGTGGCCGCCGTCAGCCAGCCGCTGCTGAACCGAGGCGACCTGCTGGCCAAGCGGGACAACCTCTATGTGCTGGATCTCCAGGCCGACATGGGCGGCATGAAGGTGCCCTTCTCCGTCACCAATTTCTACGAACCCTTCAGCAAGCACCTGGGCCGCGACGCCCTGGCCGTGCAGAAGAGGGAGACGCTGATGGAAGGCAAGGACGGCGACAGCCATCCGGCCCTGGCGGTGTCCGCCAACTACTTCAAAATGCTTGAGGTGGTGCCTGTGCTGGGCCGGGGCTTCGGCCCAGACAGCGCCGCCGCCGGCGAGCTGATCCTCAGCCACGACTTCTGGGAAAAGCGCTGGCATGGCGACCCGGCCGTGCTGGGCAAGAGCCTGACCCTGGGCGGCAAGGCCTACCGCATCATAGGGGTGGCGCCGGCCGAACTGGTCTATCCCAAGGGCCTGGCACCCAAGGCCCCGGAGCTGTTCCTCAGCCTGCCGGCCAAGGCTCTGGAGCTGAGTGAAAGTATCAGCACCGACGACAGCACCCTCTTCCTGGCCAAGCTGGCGGTAGGTAGCCCCTTGGACGAGCTGACTACCACCATGCTGAAGGATTTGGGTGAGGTCTTCCTGAGCAAAGGAGTAGACATCAGCAACCAGTTCAACCTGCACATGAAGCTGGCACCCATAAGCGATCGCCTGGTCAGCGCCGACGACAAGCTGGCGGTGGCGGTGCTGGCCATCTCCGTGGCCATACTGCTGATGATCAGCCTGTCCAACCTTGGCCACCTGCTGCTGATCCACCAGGGCAAGCGCCACAAGGACGAAGCCCTGCACCAGCTGCTGGGCGGCCACTGGTGGCAGCGGCTGCTGGTCTTCGCCGGCTGCTACCTGGTGCTGTTTGGCCTGAGCACCCTGATGGGCCTCTGGCTGGGCCAGTTGCTGCTGGGCGGAGCCCAGTCCCTGTTCGGTGGCGCCATGCAGGTGCTGAAGGAGGCCAGGCTCAATGCCCCGGCCATGGCCATGACGGCGGCCATCGCCCTGGCGGCGGCGCTGCTGCTGGCGCTGCTGTCCGGCCTGCAGGGCTGGAAACTGTCCCTGGCCGCCAGCCTGCAGCAGAGCGGCAAGGGCGGTGGTGGCCGCTTGAGCGGCCGCCGCCAGCAGTGGATGAACCTGCTGCAGGTGGCCATGAGCTGCCTGCTGCTGGTGGGCCTCTGGACCAACCTCAGCGCCAACCTGGATTTGCTGTGGCGCAAGCCGGCTATGGCCTATGAGCACCGCTACCTGCTCAACCTCCAGCTCGACGAGGCCCTGGCCAAAGAGGGCGGAAAGGATCAATCGATGAAGCCGCTGCTGGCGGCCATCGAGCAGGTGGTCGGCACCCAGCCCGGCATAGAGGCCAGCCAGCTTGGCCAGGTGGCGCCCTACAGCACCAGCATACAGGGGCTGGACATCACCACCCAGGACGGCGAATCCCTTAAGTCTGTGGCCGCCTCTTGGACAGGCCCTGGCTTCGTGGACTTCTACGACATCGAGCTGCTGGCGGGCAGGGCGCCCAAGCCGGCGGACTACCAGGGTGACCTGCAGCCACTGGTGGTCACCAAGGGGCTGGCCGACAAGCTGGCCAGGACCGGTAATGGCCAGGTGCTGGGTCGCCGCCTGAGCTGGACCCTGGGCAAAGACAAGCTGCCTCAGCAGGGCCAGGTGCTGGCTGTCATCAACTCGCCCTTGGCTGAGATGGGCATCAACAACTGGATGCTGATCCCCCCCATGCCTATGGGCATGGACAGCAGCCTGTACCTGGCCATCAAGAGCCAAGGCCAGCCGGATCTGAAGCAACTTGAGCAGCGCCTCAAGGACGCCCTGCCGGTGGTCCATGTAGAGACCGAATCCCTGGCCGAGGTACAGAAGAAACGCCTGGAGCCCCTCTACCTCAAGGCCGGCCTGGCACTCTTTACCAGCGCCCTGACCCTGATGGTGATGGCCCTGAGCCTGTTTGGCAACACCAGCTTCTCGGTACAGCAGCGCAGCCATGACCTCGGCATCCGCCAGGCCCTGGGCGCCAGCGACGGCCAGTTGCTGCGCCACTACAGCGGCCAGGGGCTCTGGTCCATCTTCTGGGGCGCCTTGGCCGGGCTGGGTTTGGGGGTGGCTGGCTACCAGTGGGCCAGGCAGCAGTTGGAAGGCCTGCCCGAGCCCAGCTGGCCTGGCCTGGTGGCCCTGGCCCTGATACTGTTGCTCATCGCCACCACGGCGTTGCTGGTGCCGGTACGGCAATTGCTGAAGAAGAGACCCATGACACTGCTCAGGGAGTTGTGAGCACAGGATGAGCCTACGTATTTTGGTGGTCGAAGACGACCAGGACATCGCCGAGGCGGCCCGTTTCCTGCTGGGCCGCCAGGGCCACGCCCTGGTTCTCTGTCACGACCTGGAAACGGCCAGGGGGCAACTGGCCAAGGGCGGCTTCGACCTGCTGCTGCTGGACATGAACCTGAGCCGGGACACCACTTCCGGCCAGGAAGGCCTGGATTTCCTCCAGGCCACCCAGGAACTGCGGCCTGCCACCATCGCCATGACGGCCTGGGCCAATGTGGCCCTGGCCGTGCAGGCCATGCAGGCCGGGGCCGCGGATTTCATCGAGAAGCCCTGGAACAACGCCAGGCTGCTGGAGCTGGTGGACAAGCACGGCCGCGCCCGGCGGCTGGAGGCGGAAAACCGCCAGCTCAAGCAGCTGGACAGCCCCGACCAGCCCCTGGGCCAGAGCAAGGCCATGACAGAGCTGCTGGCCATGGCCAGGCAGGTGGCCCCGACCAAGGCCAATGTGCTGATCACCGGCGAGAACGGGACCGGCAAGTCGTTGCTGGCCCAGTACCTGCACGGCCATTCCGACAGGGCCGACCAGGCTTTTGTCTCCGTCAACATGGGCGCCATTCCCGAGACCCTCTTCGAGAGCGAGCTGTTCGGCCACCGCAAGGGCGCCTTCACCGACGCCAAGGCCGAACGCCTGGGCCGCTT
This region includes:
- a CDS encoding efflux RND transporter periplasmic adaptor subunit; translated protein: MDIAKQAKKGWNKKWLLLPALVAVLGLGWGLQGPSAKRRVARADVDIATVQKGDFQVLVQGFGTLASARQRVVTAQVKGVVEQIAVRPGAQVKADTLLLTLSDPELEQQYQDAKLALEKEESALAALKLEQGVDLSRQRQEVLRLKGEMELAALEFKAKDDLAKKGVVSKLEQAKAKLHHEQLQRQWRFEKQRLEELADLLKQRRQIQANQVERLNRQLALVSDRKAALKVRAGLDGVLQSLPVEVGQSLQLGERLAQVGAQDEMLAKVDIPQGQAGALALGDAVDIDIRGTKVKGSVSRIEPLVKGGTIRVEVALDDKLPADARPQMHIQASIHTATLHHSLYVSRPTNAYEGQRGRLYRLGKDGKAQLVPVRFGAGSDEQIQILDGLKAGDRIIASDSSRWLQQQLDWLLIQ
- a CDS encoding ABC transporter permease: MKHYFYWLRQELAGFFNRPLLLLTLVVSFGLTLALVATVAAVSQPLLNRGDLLAKRDNLYVLDLQADMGGMKVPFSVTNFYEPFSKHLGRDALAVQKRETLMEGKDGDSHPALAVSANYFKMLEVVPVLGRGFGPDSAAAGELILSHDFWEKRWHGDPAVLGKSLTLGGKAYRIIGVAPAELVYPKGLAPKAPELFLSLPAKALELSESISTDDSTLFLAKLAVGSPLDELTTTMLKDLGEVFLSKGVDISNQFNLHMKLAPISDRLVSADDKLAVAVLAISVAILLMISLSNLGHLLLIHQGKRHKDEALHQLLGGHWWQRLLVFAGCYLVLFGLSTLMGLWLGQLLLGGAQSLFGGAMQVLKEARLNAPAMAMTAAIALAAALLLALLSGLQGWKLSLAASLQQSGKGGGGRLSGRRQQWMNLLQVAMSCLLLVGLWTNLSANLDLLWRKPAMAYEHRYLLNLQLDEALAKEGGKDQSMKPLLAAIEQVVGTQPGIEASQLGQVAPYSTSIQGLDITTQDGESLKSVAASWTGPGFVDFYDIELLAGRAPKPADYQGDLQPLVVTKGLADKLARTGNGQVLGRRLSWTLGKDKLPQQGQVLAVINSPLAEMGINNWMLIPPMPMGMDSSLYLAIKSQGQPDLKQLEQRLKDALPVVHVETESLAEVQKKRLEPLYLKAGLALFTSALTLMVMALSLFGNTSFSVQQRSHDLGIRQALGASDGQLLRHYSGQGLWSIFWGALAGLGLGVAGYQWARQQLEGLPEPSWPGLVALALILLLIATTALLVPVRQLLKKRPMTLLREL
- a CDS encoding sigma-54-dependent transcriptional regulator, whose amino-acid sequence is MSLRILVVEDDQDIAEAARFLLGRQGHALVLCHDLETARGQLAKGGFDLLLLDMNLSRDTTSGQEGLDFLQATQELRPATIAMTAWANVALAVQAMQAGAADFIEKPWNNARLLELVDKHGRARRLEAENRQLKQLDSPDQPLGQSKAMTELLAMARQVAPTKANVLITGENGTGKSLLAQYLHGHSDRADQAFVSVNMGAIPETLFESELFGHRKGAFTDAKAERLGRFAMAEGGTLFLDEVATLPPVQQVKLLRVLESGDYEVLGDSHTQKADVRLIAATNAELAQAMAEGDFRRDLYFRLNTVELRLPLLRERPEDIPLLAEHFLAKHGRRYGRESLRLESEALRALAAYAWPGNVRELSHVMERAVLMARGDSLGAVDLALTASAPVPQGELALAPLAQVEKQLILQALAQTGNSIGLAADRLGLSRHALSRRLEKHDIEL
- a CDS encoding LysR family transcriptional regulator — encoded protein: MKELDLNSLPLFLAVVEAGSFTAAADRFGCTKTKVSLAIKALEQNLGLALFTRTTRQVTLTEAGQQLYQGCQPLLARLGETLGEAGASAQALSGTLRITAPADHMALSLAPAAAAFAKRHPDLNLELRSGDKVADMVREGIDLAIRMGWLKDSSLRAQKLGEFEQVLLASKGYLKEMGEPRHPSELGRHRWLEFSPLPSSLTWTFEKGDEKLQVQMHSRIKVDGTGALRSLLLAGAGLSVMARFGAQGEGELVRLLPDWRLPSGGVYAVFPPGAFVPAKVRAFVDFYRDWLAKAP
- a CDS encoding ABC transporter ATP-binding protein yields the protein MITLTDIHKSYHTDTLETLALRGVSLTIAQGDYVSINGPSGCGKSTLLSVLGLMDDPSEGSYRLGEVEISALSRADKTRVRRDRIGFVFQSFNLIDELSVFDNVALPLRYQGLAMDKIQARVQECLEAVQLGHRAGHKPAQLSGGQQQRVAIARAIVTQPDLLLVDEPTGNLDSQNGEAIMALLDQLNAQGCTIVMVTHDNSFARRARRQLHLLDGKLIASEALRQAV